One segment of Clostridiales bacterium DNA contains the following:
- a CDS encoding transporter, translating to MISFLVIAIFILFVILMISKKLPTLVALPFMAILIAIAAGVSGNDILNDIIGQGSFRLYAAIITTMFSAMFAQVINKTGISSSIIRYVAEFGGDNPIIVALFLTFATALVFTSVSGLGAVIMVGTITIPIMISVGISPVVSSILLIMGLNLGGLFNLSNYTFYSQILNINVTYVRNCAFILSVVNSIMIIVYTLLNVKSSTNIFHCSVQSDYSNKKIRFYALLTPILPILLTFIWPLLFGSNINIISSLLIGTLYGIITTYPKKVLDLFTKSFFDGICDSSPAIALMISIGILLQTVTNEQVSSIVSPIIIALVPTNKITYVLIFLLCAPFALFRGPLNLFGLGSGVVSLMLMTNILNPLAILGAIMSVGAIQGICDPTNTHNVWVANFTGIDTSRILKRSLPYCLLQVLINLIIMSILFV from the coding sequence TTGATATCCTTTTTAGTCATTGCTATATTCATACTATTTGTGATACTTATGATATCTAAAAAACTACCTACTCTTGTAGCGCTTCCATTTATGGCTATACTTATCGCTATAGCTGCTGGTGTATCTGGAAATGACATTCTAAATGATATAATTGGTCAAGGTAGTTTTCGTTTGTATGCAGCAATCATCACTACAATGTTTAGTGCAATGTTTGCACAAGTTATCAATAAAACAGGTATATCTTCAAGCATCATACGATACGTTGCCGAATTTGGTGGAGACAATCCAATTATTGTAGCATTATTCCTAACTTTTGCTACTGCACTGGTGTTTACATCGGTTAGCGGCCTTGGTGCTGTAATAATGGTTGGTACAATTACAATACCTATTATGATATCTGTTGGTATTAGTCCAGTTGTATCGTCAATACTTTTGATAATGGGACTTAATCTAGGTGGATTATTTAATTTATCAAACTATACATTCTACAGCCAAATTCTAAACATAAACGTAACTTATGTAAGAAATTGTGCATTCATACTAAGTGTTGTCAATAGTATAATGATAATTGTATACACGCTACTTAACGTAAAATCTTCAACAAACATTTTTCACTGTAGCGTACAAAGTGATTATTCCAACAAAAAAATTAGATTTTATGCACTACTAACACCAATTTTACCAATCCTTCTAACTTTTATTTGGCCTCTTTTGTTTGGTTCTAACATAAATATCATTAGTAGCTTGTTGATTGGTACACTCTACGGCATAATCACAACATATCCTAAAAAGGTATTAGACTTATTCACTAAATCATTTTTTGACGGCATATGTGACTCAAGTCCTGCAATTGCATTAATGATTAGTATTGGTATTCTTTTGCAGACTGTTACAAACGAGCAAGTATCTAGTATTGTATCACCAATTATCATTGCTCTTGTGCCAACTAACAAAATTACATATGTACTAATCTTTTTACTATGTGCTCCTTTTGCATTATTTAGAGGACCACTTAATTTGTTCGGTTTAGGTAGTGGGGTAGTTAGTTTAATGCTTATGACAAATATACTAAATCCATTGGCCATCCTTGGTGCCATTATGTCTGTTGGAGCAATACAGGGTATTTGTGATCCTACTAACACGCATAACGTATGGGTAGCCAATTTCACTGGTATTGATACATCACGCATACTAAAAAGATCTCTACCGTACTGCTTGTTACAAGTGCTTATAAATTTGATTATAATGAGCATACTCTTTGTGTAA